The Papaver somniferum cultivar HN1 unplaced genomic scaffold, ASM357369v1 unplaced-scaffold_32, whole genome shotgun sequence DNA segment gccaaaggcatgccaaccatgccaacgacatgccagccacagccccgcgccaaaggcatgctaaccatgtcagccgcaccaccgtgccaacggcatgccagccacacctccgcgccaaaggcatgccaaccatgtcagccgcaccaccgtgccaacgacattccaaccatgccatccacacttccgcgccaaaggcatgccaaccatgccagccacacctctgcaccaaaggcatgccaaccatgccagccgcaccaccggtccaacagcatgccaaccatgccatccgcacctcaCACGCCAAagtcccaaccatgccagccaaaccgtcgtgccaacggcatgccaatgccatgccttcatgccgctggctgccaaacggagggttgcaacaatcaatggctacccctccttatgagatgcagatctcaaccgtacaagttcGCTACCAGACGCATGGAAACTTctgtcccaatgccaaattccacggtttatgccaaaccctaatttggtcgcgcctaaaacatgccaaagccatgccggccaagcctccatgtcgctggcttccaaacggagggttgcaacaattaacggctacccctccttccgaaatgcaaatctcagccgtacaaaattCGTCactaaacgcgtggcaacttctgtcccaatgccaaattccacggtttatgccaaaccctaatttgatcgcgcctaaaacatgtcaaagccacgccggccatgcctccataccgctggctgccaaacaaaagGTTGCAAAAATCGACGgcttcccttccttctgagatgcaaatctcatccataGAAGCTTGCTACCAAACCAAACAATTTGTGGTAAccttttggctacgctgccaactctttggttacggatccaaaccctaatttggccgcgccaagagcatgcacgagccatgcctccatgtcgctggctatcaaacggagggttgcaacaatcaacggctacccctcctcctgagatACATATCTCAgctgtacaagcttgccaccaaaccacacgacttgtggcaaccttttggctacgctgccaactctttggtcacATCACCCTAATTGGCcttgccaagagcatgcgcaagccatgccagcaccgtggccacgccactggataCCGACGGAAGGTATCCACAAtcaaacggctacccttcctctcaagatacaaaatcttggccgtcgaaggtcgccaccgaaccggcaagcctctcaattttaactttccaaacaatagcaacatgctacaggttttccacgaaaacactcgagtcatcaagacatgtcacaaactgggggatgctcatcagggtattggtctggtggtctacagcgtgcggcgtgcaatacgcccgttacaagaaagtgtcataagagtaaggcggttagtaatgacaggaaatactggtgaaacgtatccttcattatgaaaacatcaattccaggcgttacccgttaccattctcttccattactcaatagTTTCCACTTCTTATGAGGCCAAGGTacattttgttgcgacttgtataaataggtttcacctatttccaccaaaaagaggttttggtcaggagaatacaacactcagaaatcacctattagctttccacattgctagcgtttcactttctgatacaagtcgtaagacaaccactcttccagaatcaactattctggtctcaacactctcttcgcttccctccccaagaccaacccttctccttcactttgtgaccgaagcaagtctggaacgaccatttcttggtttatgccggatttatacagattgatctgtcgaatctaaagtactcccgtgcattacattgtttaggatttagactcgtttctcacccatacatgaaattaccaaaatcagcagaaaccgttttcaccctcaaacaggttgatatgaaagtgttcatatggctaacttcggttaactattgttaagccaacaaggtgcacacgtttaggtacggttactcatatataaatgaagtcacttttcatttgtgtgtaacaatctaagtttcgatctatcggttgaaagatattagcttgagtctaatcaggttttcatctaacggtgaatgttgaatgctttgttaccaaggtaacattgattgcaaaccctgatttgaagactatataaaggggaactctagcaactgggaaacctaatatctacacctcatgtgtgatactagttgcgactagagtcgattctcctttaaccttaggttttcacgaaacccttaggttaacgacttaaatacttcattgggattgtgaagccagacccaactattttctccgtagttgatttgatcttgcattttctatcgtattgagtactatcttctctaagattggctcgagatttattctacaataggcaagataaaaagaaatcaaaacatcttcttctcatcgtttgtgattccacaatatcttgtttcgctaccatacgattaagattattgtgaggtgattgatttttctaggctgttcttcggaaatataagtcaggtatatcaatcggttcctgtttaccttgatttatcaaaagacggaacaaaactcataggtttatccgtgggagacagatttatctatacaatagacttttctgtgtgagacatatttgtttatcaagttttcgactttgggtcgttgcaactcttagttgtgggtaagatcatctaagggaatcaagtgtgtagagtcctgctgggattcagagacataaggagcgcaactgtaccttgatcagtgttaaattggttagggctcaactatattccagtccgaagttaacttggagtatgctagtgtctgtaacggcttaatacagtgtggtgttcaaatctggactaggtcccggggtttttctgcatttacgatttcctcgttaacaaaatttctggtgtctgtgttatttcttttcgacattatattttgttatataataaaaatatcacaggttgtgcgtatttcaatcaattagagaatccaaactttggtttttgattgtattgattgacacttgaatattggtctttggtaccgttcaagttgtttcacacattaatcaggctcacgtattctatctgtttgatttgctgattacattgtgaaacagagatacagctcttggatatatttccattgattgagtttgactgtctagttgattctcttggaattatattggagtttgtccatactgattgctaagcgaaatattgggtgtagttgttagacccccgctttttcaggtataaccggtcatagcctatataatatagttTGTTGCTATCTGTCTTCATTGTAAATCtagttgtaaccgatcacaagctatattggaatgcaagttgtaaccggccataggttactttgggaaccactgtataaccggtcacaagatgaattgggaagttagttgtaattgatcacaagctacctttgggaagcaaggtgtaaccgatcacaagctaactcaggaagtaaggtgtaaccaatcacaagctacctctgggaagcaaggtgtaaccggtcacaacctggtttgggaaacatggtataaccgatcacaacttacattgtgaggttggtacaaacgatcccaagaagcaaaaccaggtttccaatattcacatatctctgtaagttttgtgtgaagcttggaattagggtttgctaagaaacttctagatttcgacatatttgaacatgtacataactcctatcatttattgttcaaagatattccttgatactcaaggtgatccctggtccgaaaaattgaaaaacatttaattatgattttcatcatatatgttctAATTACCAGCAATAAAAGCATAtcatctggaaaatattattatttaatatgctagactaataatagaagttttctatctATGAGAGTTTTCTGAAGTATAGGTTTGGCATTTatgtggaaataggaaaaccattaggtactttaatgcatatcttgagaatatattcggttttggaatttccttgctgtccaaacaaccttggtctataaatacttgagttttcatttcttgcaaactatcctaagaggcaggaaaacttcatttgttgttgtttctggtggagccgtctattcggagaggaaagtatcctaattaggtgaaatctcttacggccgcttgcttaaagacttctgtgggatcaagaagctctacgagtaccgttggtgggaaactagataattgcaatgttattagttttcgattattgattttattgactaacggttgttgaaactttgattacacctagtttgtttattcttgacaatcttctcttctgatataagattcattcagactagatcaaagtatcgacgggatctttaaaaccatcttcggatctaaagacatcttatgataatccattgttaacagactctctTTTTCATGCGTGATTGAACACAAGAGGATTAAAGTGTTGTTGTGAAGGtttttgaaggcaatagaagatttgaagacgaagaagaactcttattagttttcgtatcttgtggatttagtgcacagaccttgatcggctgggatccaactagaatcggtttatctttgatagatctggttgattagttgcgtgagatcgacaactctctatagtttctctttgagatctatatcgatTGAGTTCGAATCTAGaaacttgattatttcggtaattaatatttagattgatctaaccagacaaaggagtttattagattaaacataagagcctttgtcaacgactcatcaaatatctttagcaagattgattagagtggttaccaaacagattcttcctttgttgtttggaatacgatccaaaagacttatatGTGGATAAGTAAAAGAttttggtatatttgggtactctcaTCTTTTCAACACGTGTAAAATTAATAAGAATACATCAAATGTATGACATAAATTTAAAAAACGATCTAAATTACTATGTCTAATTCTATTTTCACTTAGTTTATACTGAAAAAGCAATTAAAAATGCCAAGAAAAAATCATTTATCCGCCGATATGCACTGACTTTTACTATATATGAATATGGCCCCACTTGAAAAAAAAAGTCTGGCTCCATCACTGCTtactttgttatttattttgtttaaaaaCTTAAACAACCCCCACCCCCATTTATGACAATTTTAACAGCTAAAACTCCATGTTCTTCGTGAGATCGTATTTGAACTCCAATATATTATTCATTACTTGAGTGGAAATAAGATCACTAATTTAATTGCACCTACGacatgcatcaaattttggcaccgctgccAAGAAGCAGTCAGTAGCTTCAgttgttttctttaattttatttttaattttagtttttagCTTTGTTTCTATATCTTTGGTTCCAGGTACTTAATCTCTTACATCAAAATGCTGGGATTACCCAAAATGCGAAATTCAAACACGAGGAGGAACCAAGATCATGTTCGAGCATACATAAGAGGCCAGAGGGAGGGGTGTGGTGAGCACTAACAACCAATGAATGTCTCAAAGTATATTGGACGATCACTCAGTATAGCTGACTTTTTATAACTGACGATACAATCACTTAGTATAGCTGACTTTTTATAGCTGACGATCAGTGGTATATCCACTTGGTACTCCTGACACCAACAAATGGTCCCAGATGTGAATGGTTTCCTTTGCCCTGTACCTTTACCTCGCTCAGGTAGCTGGTATTGATAGGATTCTTCAATTTGCATTCTGCTGTCTACAGAAGGActtgcaagaaatgcaaagacCTTATGTGCCTTTTCCAGTAAAGAAACCCCTCCATCACCTTCTCATTGATGAGAGAGAGTCTCTAATTCATTTCTGGACGATAATCAGCAAATCCTTGCAGGACTATCTCCTTTTATCAAGTCACTCGTAATTGGAGTCATATTTTTCTCTACCCCGTTTTCTTAGTATATCAGTTTCTAGTTCCCACCACTGACCAGGAAGTAGTTGCATGACTCATGTATTGGAAGTTGTATATTTTACATTTCACTTCACAATTGACATTGGTAAGTCACTGACTTAACCTCCTAAATGATTTACAGTctataacaaataaagcacaaccaTGAGGTGCTATATTTGCCGATACTGTTACTTTAAGGATGCCAAATTCTTTTCTGCTCCACACTTCATTATATGTACATGCAGAAGAAGCTGCAGTTGAGTTTTTTACAGGAAGTGAATTAAGCAGACCTAATGACGAGACCCTCACAGTTATCATTGTTTCTTGAGAGTTTAAGTTGAAAAACGCGAGATACAGTTCTCCTGCAAAACCAATAGTAACAATGAAAGCCATTAGTAAAATGGTCAAGGATACGATGGGGCTATATAGACCAATGAAGCGATGGAAAGTTTGAGTTAGCAAACCAGTTCTTCCATTCGCAGACCACGATCGGATTACTTGGGGATTAGCAATCTTCAATGGGTTCAGTTCCTTCAGATTTTGTAACACCCGGGAGAAATATGAGGCACTTCTTTTGAGATCCTTCTTCGTTTCAGTAATAAATGGAAACTGAAAAAAATGACCACCAAAGTTTGTGTTATTCAAACTCGTTCTTCGGAAACTGAAGCTAGATTAAAGGAATAGAAAGCTACCTCTTTGTTATTTTTGCTAAAACAATTGATTTCGAGTAAGGTAGGGTGAGTTATGAGATTGAACGTAGTCTCGCGATCTTCCTCAGGTCACCTCCGTACATAATAGGCGACTTTGTGATAGACCATAAAGTCATCAATTTTAAGAAAATGTGGTGTTGCAACACCTCAGTTATTCAAGGAGGACACACTAAAACTCGATGATACAACTACCAGAGAATTCGATCTTAATACCTGAGTTCTTTGCTCATCAAGATTAAGGTTACAGCGTCTATGTGGACCTTCATTCACGCCTAATATAACAAAAGATAACTAGACTGATCAATTGGGTCTGAGAGCTTCTTAAATCGACGCCTCAATATTTCGCCAAAGATTTGTTAATTCACCTGGATCAGTAAGCCAACCAAGTGGCAGCATGTCTAGGTCAGGCCAAGACTTTCCTCCTAACCCCACAGCTCCCGTCATATTAGCAGCAGCGAAGTCCCTAAAAGCGGAGGCATATACAAAAACTAGAAGTCGTTACAGAACACCTGAAAAACGAAATATGCCGAACTAGTTCTCTACGTTACTATTTGCAGGGCAACTTCCTTGTACTGAGCAATAGTAGTGTACCTTGATACATCGAAATGAGCTGCTACATGATCCCACCTATCCCAATCATCAGCAGTTACCCGGTACATGTTCACAAGAGAACTTACTTGCTTGGCCATGGCAGGTGTTGCACTGGTTCCGGGAGAGAGAGAATATACAATACGGTGGTCTAGCCGCTTCAAAATCTGCACACGGAGACGAGTTCATTGATGACCTATTGAGTCTACGATATACTTTCAAGCCGGAGATAAGTGCACCCGATGTTCAATTCTATGCCATGACAAATCTCGTACTTTAAGCTTCAATGTCTAAAATGGAGAGTAGATTTCAAGTGTTCTAGTTATTTGTACACCTAGACATAATTGTGCTCCAGGATCAGAAAAGCAGTTTATCTCTGATACTGTACTTATCTCATCTACGTCCAAGTCGTCACCAAAAACACAGTCATGCTTCACTGCAAAATATTCACAAACTAATCAGTAAAAGAACATCTTAGTCCCTCTAATATTATGTTAGTCAAATGGGTTATAATAACGGATTGTGGTTTCAACTATTGTGTACAACTCTTGCAATTCGTAAATCAACTTACCAAAATCGACACCCCAATCAGCATACTGCTGATACAATGACCTTAAGAAGGCTTTTCCAGCTCCTGTCTTAGTATTCACACTCATGAAGCCTTCTCTCATCCATCCACAGGGTCTATTCATCATTCCTATATCTTTTGCTCGCCATTGTTGGCCAGACTCTTCATAGGCACTTCCCTTACATAAATTCAAAATGTGAAAATTGATGAATGGCAAATTAGTACAGGTTGAGGTTAAGAATCGTGACAGTGAGTTTACTTATAGAGCTGACATCTTCGGAGTACATGAAATGCTAATGTTTAAGTGTGCCACGAAGGAAACAAAAAACTTAAAAGGTAAAGGCAAACACAGTAGCGCAACAGACCTTGTTGACATCTAAGATAGGGGTGTTTGCCTTAACTGCCTGCTTACTTATTCCTCGCATAACATGAATTCCAAACTTCAAACCCTTTGAATGAACTTTCTTAGCTACTTCCACAAACCCGTTCCCACCTTTAGAGGAAGGCCATCTTTCAGGGTCAGGAACCATCCTTCCAAATTCGTCAATTACATCGAATCCTCCAGCATAAATAGAAGAACCTTTCACCTTCTTCCTAAACCATAGGAAATCTACAACAACATACTGAAAagttgcaacaaaaaaaaaagagagagattataTTATATATCAAAATCAAAGTGTTTGTCCAAATCATTTACAGTAGAGATATTACACCGGAAAATTGTCTCGAAAAATCGAATATGTCTCTGATGTCTTTGAAATTATAGTTTCTAACCTGGTAACCATGAGAGAGTAGTCTTTGAGAAACAACTTCAGCATTTTGAAGAAATTCTTCTTCAGAAATGATCCAGGAAAAGGCGTCATAAGAGTTCCACCCTCTAGGTGGGAAATTAGCTTCCACCTCTTGGTTTTCAAATGAAGGTGCTTCAGATAATCCCCTGAAAGTGGGTATTTTGTAACTTTCATTAGTTTCAAatcaattaactaacaataaTTTGCCATGAATTTGATTTTTCTATCCCAAGAAAAACACGATTAACTACAACTTGACTAATTCATAAATTTACCACATCATCCAATTATGATTATACTACatcagaaaaagaaagaaagaaaggtaaTGTAAAGAAGAGGAAAGATACCTTTGAATAAAAAGCAAAcggcaaacaagaaagaaaaagagatcacCCAGAATGAGATTTTTCATGGAGTTGTTTCATCTGTAGAAGAGCAGTTGTTGAATGAAGTGATAGACTGGTAGGTAATAGAAGTAGAGCAATAACAATCGAATTTTATAGATGTTTGTTTCAACAGTTATTCTGAGTTGATTATGAGTAAAGTAAGGATGAGGATTAAGTTAAAATTTAATAAACAAAAACTGGCCCCAAGTGGATTCCAgtgtcaactttttttttttgttttgtttttttctaaAGAGTATTTGCATTAAGTAGTTGGAAACCTAAAAAcctactactacattaattgaacatggGTAAAGCTAACTCTacattccatgttaattcctgtaaTATTACGTAATTgaagactcgaacctgggacctctgAGAAACAGGGCTGAACTAGGtgcctttttcttttgtttttttttggcacTTGGCATAAGATAGATATAGGTGGCGTAACACTAGTCCAAATTTGTTCACACTCgtctaacgagtgtatatttcatttgttcttctgattggttgattatttaattcCCTATATTTAATGAAAAGTAGAGATTGAAATGTAAAATATACACCCGTTAAAGAGTGTGCACGAATTCGGACTCGAAAACATTAGGGTAAAGAATGTCTAGGAGGTACCGGAGGATCCACCAATAGACAAGTATAGAGCGCCAGACAGCTCCTGATTATGCTCATCTATCTATCTGATGTAAGATGGACTTGCACCCGTGAATACGAAGGCAAACGGGTAGTTAGTTTACTCCGTCGAATGCTAAGAATTGAACTTGCAGTACGAATCATTCTCTAACTTTTTTGTCATCTCTCATGGATTAAGAATTAAACTTATACATCATATTTGACCCTACAAGATACAAAATCACCCCACTGATCTTCCAAGAAATATACACCAAAAATTTGTGATCACAAAAAAGACAAATAATGTGTACTACTGAGGATAGACAATGAATACAGAAACAAACTGTCAAATGTCAAAGGCACTCCCCATTGAGGGAGGGCAAAAACATGTTACAGGCTTGGAAATACCTTCTTTAAGAATAAAGATGTGTTTTCTCTTTACATAGTTTCAGTATCTTCTTCCCACAATTTCTTACTTGCAATCAAAACTCTTTCTTCTCCTGAGGTGAGAGCATCAATTCTTGGTTCTACTTCAGATATCCAATCGTCCCATTGTAAAGCACTCAAAAACTTCCTTATATAGTTTATCACATGGGGTTTGTCTCGTATGATCACAAATCCATTAGGTCCATCTTTATTCTTCAATGAGCAAATCCTCTGTGCTACAACCAAATTCTTCAATATCTGAGAAAACCGACCAGGCATGAAGTAGATCGTAGGTATGGGGATATGTTGAAAACGATTCGCACCTGCAGTTTTAAGTGAAACAATGATCTCATTGTTTGAGAAAAGCTAAAACACAGAAGCCAAaacagaagaaaaacaagagacgtTAAGAACAGAACTACATGCATACCAGTCATGAACAGTGCCAAGTAGACCTCGATCATAAATGATCTTTAGTTTGCTAGATTCGTTGACGGGAGCAACGTTCATTACCCATACATCTTTATCTTTGAGGGCAGCAGCAAAGCCACCAAGATTTGACTTCATATCAATGATGTTTCTGAAGGAATTCCTGTGTGTCACAGATTTCATTTACTTCCAGTATGCAGcaactctaaaattccacatTTCCTGCATTACATGAATTCACGATTCATGAATAAAAATTATAGCTCAAACGATGGGAGCCTAAGTATTACTCCTAGGCCCTAGGAGTATTAGCTCACATGCACTCAATTTAATTTAAAACATCGAATTTCCTAGGCCCTTAGGCCCTAGgtatatatatgtatacatatGAGCAGCAGAAGTTCAGAGAGAAAAACAAATTATGTGAAGGACAATGGACCAAATAAGATATAGATCACAATCAAATTTCAGATACCAACCGTGTCTTTTAAATATTCATCTGAACCTATACCAATTTCTTCCAGACGAGGAGGCACTGAAGTAAGCCTTTGCGGCCATGGAACCAGTCCACTGCCCTGTTCCTGATGCACTTCTGGTTTAAGAAATGAATAAGAAGCTTTAGAAGAGGAGAAATACAAAATAAGAATAATATAACAGGTCAAAAACAGAAACCGTTCCACCAGTTGAGAGAAGAAAATGAAACCTTTAGCCAACCTTATACAACAAATAAGATATAAATCCTTAAAAGCCTATGGTTTGTAAAGGAACTAGGTGTGATTAGGCTTTTGATATATCACAGTTTTACCTTTTAGACTTGGTTCAAACTTTGATCCTTTGCCATATAAGATACGAGAGAACAAGGTGCATTTTTATGACTCTGATCTCTATGTTGAGCAAAAAGATTTCAAAGAAAATAGAAATGCAAAATAAAGGATCTCGTTTGCttctctaagagcaactgcagtggtgcgaccaaaatcaaagaccaaagactaaaaaaaaagatcaaatttgggtttagtccgtcgtgtGGCGTAGAGGaagaagagtaaatttggtcgcgcgttgatataaagttcgCCTGGACATCGAGCGTTGGTAAAGTTTACGCCtggaatcaggcgttggtaaagataacgcctgaaATGGGGCGTTTGTAAAGATTACGCCTGAAATCAGGCGTTAATAAAGATTACGTCCCACTGAattcaaacaaaaagaaaaaaaaaatggggcggaggtataaagcccgccccatgtgATGTATCTCATTTTGGTCCAAAGTATATCAACGCCTGGTCTTCAACTCAAAGAATATCAACGCCCAACTAAGGGGCGTTAACTTTatgtacgccccatccaggcggacattataccaacgctccaTCCAGGCGTAAGgtataccaacgccctgcatcaggcgttaactttacgaacgcgcggctactAGCGGACATTATATCTACGCCCGttgggtaggcggacattatataaacgcccgactatatttggatttggtcttggtccccgaccaaatttggtctggattttagtctttgatcaaattttgatcgatggtccgtcccactacgcctatccactggacactatatttgggtttagtcgtccattgtggacgctctaagagaGCAAACACTGATCTACAGATTCATGTTGACTAAAGTTATATGTATACCAGAATTCACAATTCAAAACTTGTGTAAAGCATGATACAAAAACTGACGAGTTAAACTAATGACCAACATGGAACTATGGAAGAATGTAACATTAGATACCTATCGGTGCATAAATCAAATATATCATTATGCATTCTGAAATCTTCCATATAATCACAGGTTGTACTTACTTGATGAGTATGGTGTGATGCATGCTTTCATAGGCACGTTCCAAGATTCGTCAGAATCATCATCCGGGCTGCACAAAGGGGGGTGGGTTCCAGGGAATCTCTTTGAGTAACAACTGTTGGTCAATGGCTTGGCCCATATAACAGTCTGCCTATGTTTTGAAGCAATTCTCCAACACATTCTTTTGAGCAGATCACTCATTGCAGTCCAGATTCTTCTGTTTGCTTCGTCATGAGCATACGCCTCAGGAGAAGAGTCAACAAAATAACCTCCCGGTGTTAGTAATCTATCCAATTCTAGCAAGAGAATCCCGTCCCTTTCAAGCCAATCAATCCTACACCGAGAGCAATGAACCATTTCAAATGAACGACTTGGATAAGGAAGCCTTTTTGTTCCCAACACACCCAGGGTTGAAGGGATTCCCCTCTCTAGTGCAAACTGTATCTGATTCTCATGTACATCATTTGGAGCAAGAGACATTGCGATAATCTGATGTTGAAGAAGGTAAGCCCCAAAACTTGCAACCCCACAACCAACATCAAGGACACTCCGTATATGACCACCATCATTGAGCTTCTCAGC contains these protein-coding regions:
- the LOC113341908 gene encoding alpha-galactosidase-like, whose amino-acid sequence is MKNLILGDLFFFLVCRLLFIQRGLSEAPSFENQEVEANFPPRGWNSYDAFSWIISEEEFLQNAEVVSQRLLSHGYQYVVVDFLWFRKKVKGSSIYAGGFDVIDEFGRMVPDPERWPSSKGGNGFVEVAKKVHSKGLKFGIHVMRGISKQAVKANTPILDVNKGSAYEESGQQWRAKDIGMMNRPCGWMREGFMSVNTKTGAGKAFLRSLYQQYADWGVDFVKHDCVFGDDLDVDEISTVSEILKRLDHRIVYSLSPGTSATPAMAKQVSSLVNMYRVTADDWDRWDHVAAHFDVSRDFAAANMTGAVGLGGKSWPDLDMLPLGWLTDPGVNEGPHRRCNLNLDEQRTQFPFITETKKDLKRSASYFSRVLQNLKELNPLKIANPQVIRSWSANGRTGELYLAFFNLNSQETMITVRVSSLGLLNSLPVKNSTAASSACTYNEVWSRKEFGILKVTVSANIAPHGCALFVIDCKSFRRLSQ